From the genome of Deltaproteobacteria bacterium, one region includes:
- a CDS encoding carboxypeptidase M32, whose product MTTTKKIYDRFLERTHELFTLQSIGAVLHWDKETFMPKKGVETRASQLQLLSGLSHDYLTNPKLGELIEQLSEPLHAKNLSDTEKVNVREMKRAYERSVKIPKKLSQEMSHINTMATEAWIEARKNDRFRDVAPWLEKIVALNRQYAKCLGFKNDYDALLDGYEPQATTAELKPLFERLRKALVPLVPWAREKCEKFKPLRFTAKFPIEKQTTLEKILLEKIGFDLDCGRLDISTHPFCISFSGDVRITTRYQEENFCNSLMSVFHEAGHGLYEQGFLPQHKNTPMAEAASFGVHESQSRFWENIVGRSRPFWKYFTPIAKKYFPEVLANVTDDQLFHHVNQVHPSFIRVNADEVTYNLHILLRFEIEQELINNGLKISDLPEIWNAKMKTYLGITPPNNKLGVLQDVHWYSGGIGYFATYTLGNLYSAQWYQQIHKELPDVEKQIAKGEFLNILGWLRKNIHSKGQYYPAAKLCEELTKEPLNEKHFLNYLKNKYETFN is encoded by the coding sequence ATGACCACCACAAAAAAAATCTATGACCGGTTTTTGGAACGCACACACGAACTTTTTACACTTCAATCGATTGGCGCAGTGCTTCATTGGGACAAAGAAACCTTCATGCCCAAAAAAGGGGTTGAAACACGCGCCTCCCAACTTCAATTATTAAGCGGTTTAAGCCACGACTACCTGACCAATCCAAAACTGGGAGAATTGATCGAGCAACTTTCAGAACCTCTGCACGCGAAAAATTTATCCGATACAGAAAAGGTCAACGTGCGCGAAATGAAACGGGCCTATGAGCGAAGTGTCAAAATTCCGAAAAAACTCTCTCAGGAAATGTCCCACATCAATACCATGGCAACGGAAGCGTGGATTGAAGCGCGCAAGAACGATCGCTTTCGGGATGTGGCGCCTTGGCTTGAAAAAATTGTCGCCTTGAACCGGCAATATGCAAAATGTCTCGGTTTCAAAAATGATTATGATGCTCTGCTGGATGGTTATGAGCCACAAGCCACAACGGCCGAATTAAAACCTCTCTTTGAAAGATTAAGAAAAGCATTGGTCCCTCTGGTTCCGTGGGCACGGGAAAAATGCGAAAAATTTAAACCACTCCGCTTCACCGCAAAATTTCCGATTGAAAAACAAACCACGCTGGAAAAAATTCTGCTTGAAAAAATTGGATTTGATTTGGATTGCGGCAGACTTGACATCTCCACCCACCCTTTTTGCATCTCTTTCTCGGGAGATGTGCGGATCACCACGCGTTATCAGGAAGAGAATTTCTGCAACTCGCTGATGTCGGTCTTTCATGAAGCAGGCCACGGACTTTATGAACAGGGCTTTTTACCGCAACACAAAAACACTCCCATGGCGGAGGCCGCGTCGTTTGGTGTTCATGAATCACAATCACGATTCTGGGAAAACATCGTCGGGCGAAGCCGCCCTTTCTGGAAATATTTCACCCCCATCGCCAAAAAATATTTTCCGGAAGTGCTTGCCAACGTCACAGACGATCAACTTTTTCATCATGTGAATCAAGTGCACCCAAGTTTTATCCGAGTCAATGCGGATGAAGTAACCTATAACCTGCATATTCTTTTGCGTTTTGAAATTGAACAGGAGCTCATCAACAACGGACTTAAAATTTCTGATCTCCCCGAAATCTGGAATGCAAAAATGAAAACCTATCTTGGCATTACCCCGCCAAATAACAAGTTGGGGGTTTTGCAGGATGTTCACTGGTATAGCGGCGGCATTGGTTATTTCGCCACCTATACACTCGGCAATCTTTATTCGGCTCAATGGTATCAGCAAATACATAAAGAATTGCCCGATGTGGAAAAACAAATTGCCAAAGGGGAATTCCTAAATATTCTGGGCTGGCTTCGCAAAAACATTCATTCGAAGGGACAATATTATCCCGCCGCCAAACTTTGTGAAGAGTTGACAAAAGAACCTTTGAACGAAAAACACTTTTTAAACTATCTTAAAAATAAATATGAAACGTTCAACTAA
- a CDS encoding NAD(P)/FAD-dependent oxidoreductase: MTGSPIKTFGDDKLTSDLVMIYDVIIIGAGAAGLMSAISAKERGKSVLILESNSKPGSKILISGGGRCNFTNKEISEADFVSNNPHFCKSSLHQFTQNDFIQWMNDAKIAYYEKTLGQLFCKTSSKQILDLLLEKALGENSKLKTGIKIKSVQKKDGFFGINTERAKYQSKNLIIATGGLSFPKLGASDFGYRVAKQFGHSITPLDPALDGFVFSKKDRQLFGGLAGISLNVSSKAGKRSFMENILFTHIGISGPAALKSSLFWYKGEEVGIDFLPHIPHFLKWIEKKQKEEPKKIVANVLSQELPTRFAEHVVKDCKLDDVQMANLSKKQAKQLEQGLKKFSFIPQSTVGYEKAEVTRGGVDTKDISSKTMESKLVPGLYFVGEVLDVTGLLGGYNFQWAWSSG, translated from the coding sequence ATGACTGGATCCCCGATTAAAACATTCGGGGATGACAAACTGACTTCGGACCTCGTTATGATCTACGATGTAATTATTATTGGAGCTGGGGCGGCGGGGTTGATGAGCGCTATTTCGGCCAAAGAGCGGGGAAAGAGTGTGTTGATTCTGGAATCGAATTCCAAACCCGGTTCGAAAATTCTTATCTCCGGCGGTGGTCGTTGCAACTTCACCAACAAAGAAATTTCGGAAGCGGATTTTGTCTCGAACAACCCCCACTTTTGCAAATCATCTCTGCATCAGTTCACTCAAAATGATTTTATACAATGGATGAACGACGCCAAAATTGCCTATTACGAAAAAACATTGGGTCAGCTTTTTTGCAAAACCTCTTCCAAGCAGATTCTCGATTTGTTGCTTGAAAAAGCGTTGGGAGAAAATTCAAAACTCAAGACAGGCATTAAAATCAAATCGGTTCAAAAAAAAGATGGTTTTTTTGGGATAAATACGGAACGTGCAAAATATCAGTCAAAAAATTTGATTATTGCCACGGGCGGTCTCTCCTTTCCAAAACTGGGTGCCAGCGATTTTGGTTATCGGGTGGCCAAACAGTTTGGGCATAGCATTACCCCATTGGACCCCGCGCTCGATGGTTTTGTTTTTTCTAAAAAAGATCGGCAACTCTTTGGTGGTCTAGCGGGAATCTCGCTCAATGTTTCTTCGAAGGCAGGTAAGAGAAGTTTCATGGAAAATATTCTATTTACCCACATAGGCATCAGCGGACCAGCGGCGCTCAAAAGTTCCTTGTTTTGGTACAAGGGAGAAGAAGTTGGGATCGATTTTCTTCCCCACATTCCCCATTTTTTAAAATGGATCGAAAAAAAACAAAAAGAAGAACCGAAGAAAATCGTTGCCAATGTTTTATCTCAGGAATTGCCAACCCGTTTTGCAGAGCACGTTGTCAAAGACTGCAAGCTTGACGATGTGCAGATGGCAAATCTCTCAAAGAAACAGGCGAAGCAATTGGAACAAGGACTAAAAAAATTTTCTTTCATTCCACAATCAACGGTCGGTTATGAAAAAGCAGAAGTTACACGCGGTGGTGTCGATACCAAAGATATCTCCTCTAAAACAATGGAATCAAAATTAGTCCCGGGTTTGTATTTTGTAGGCGAGGTGCTGGATGTCACGGGTTTGCTGGGAGGCTACAACTTCCAGTGGGCATGGTCTTCCGGTT
- a CDS encoding GIY-YIG nuclease family protein, with product MKKSHKYFVYILQSADGKYYTGYTTDLERRMKQHQNGKGAKFTRGFGFDKLLYHEEYRTKSRAMKREAELKNWTRAEKETLMEDLRFL from the coding sequence GTGAAAAAGAGCCACAAATACTTCGTCTACATTCTTCAGTCGGCGGATGGAAAATATTACACGGGTTATACCACCGACTTGGAAAGAAGGATGAAGCAACACCAAAACGGCAAGGGAGCTAAATTTACGAGGGGGTTTGGATTCGACAAACTGCTTTATCACGAAGAATACCGGACGAAATCACGCGCTATGAAACGGGAAGCGGAATTAAAAAATTGGACCCGCGCGGAAAAAGAAACTTTAATGGAAGACTTAAGATTTTTGTAG
- a CDS encoding deoxyguanosinetriphosphate triphosphohydrolase, which translates to MKRSTNPCDRKVLEEREKEILVPYAQLSSTSLGRKYPEEECNFRPCFQRDLDRIVHSTAFRRLEYKTQVFINHEGDYYRTRLTHSLEVAQIARGLARMLRVNEDLAQTIALAHDLGHTPFGHAGEAAMCVLMKDVGGFEHNLQSFRVVTELEERYPNFLGLNLSYEVLEGILKHETVYDKPKEHRLLKKSGYPTVEAQIVNFADEIAYMNHDLDDGLQYGMLTFGVLEEVTLWRETFSEIVKKMPSAPDKVKRYRTISRLIHKLVDNLQQETKGRISKNNIHFLADIRSRGKKIVGFSPDMQKKAAELKKFLYQNMYFHWRVVRMAEKSRRVIQELFHAYLNNTKILPEEFYQRILKDKNPKRHICDYIAGMTDRFALQEHKKLFDPEERV; encoded by the coding sequence ATGAAACGTTCAACTAACCCCTGTGACCGTAAAGTGCTGGAAGAAAGAGAAAAAGAGATACTGGTTCCCTATGCCCAACTTTCTTCAACAAGTTTGGGAAGAAAATATCCCGAAGAAGAATGTAACTTTCGACCCTGCTTTCAGAGAGATCTAGACCGCATCGTCCATTCCACTGCTTTCAGGCGCCTTGAATACAAGACACAGGTTTTCATCAATCACGAAGGAGATTATTATCGCACGCGACTCACACACAGTCTGGAGGTGGCTCAAATTGCCCGCGGGCTGGCGCGCATGCTCCGTGTCAATGAAGATCTGGCGCAAACTATTGCCCTTGCTCACGATCTGGGTCACACCCCTTTTGGACACGCGGGCGAAGCGGCCATGTGTGTCTTGATGAAAGACGTCGGCGGATTTGAACATAATTTGCAGAGTTTCCGCGTCGTCACCGAATTGGAAGAACGTTATCCCAATTTTCTGGGATTGAATCTTTCTTACGAAGTTCTTGAAGGAATTCTCAAACACGAAACGGTCTACGATAAACCAAAAGAGCACCGCCTCCTTAAAAAATCAGGTTATCCCACCGTTGAAGCTCAGATTGTTAATTTTGCCGATGAGATTGCCTACATGAATCACGATCTGGACGATGGTTTGCAATATGGCATGCTGACCTTTGGCGTTTTGGAAGAGGTGACTCTCTGGCGGGAAACTTTTTCAGAGATTGTGAAGAAAATGCCCTCAGCGCCCGATAAGGTTAAACGCTATCGCACCATCAGTCGTCTGATTCATAAGTTAGTTGACAATCTGCAACAGGAAACAAAAGGACGAATCAGTAAAAACAATATCCATTTCCTTGCAGACATTCGCAGTCGTGGCAAAAAAATTGTCGGTTTTAGCCCGGATATGCAGAAAAAAGCGGCCGAACTCAAAAAGTTTCTTTATCAAAACATGTATTTTCACTGGCGCGTGGTAAGAATGGCCGAAAAATCAAGACGAGTGATTCAGGAGTTGTTTCATGCCTATTTGAATAACACGAAAATCCTGCCCGAAGAGTTTTATCAGCGAATTCTAAAAGACAAAAACCCCAAACGCCATATCTGCGACTACATTGCCGGCATGACCGACCGCTTCGCCCTGCAAGAACACAAAAAACTGTTTGACCCCGAAGAGCGGGTTTGA
- a CDS encoding nucleotidyltransferase domain-containing protein — MIHIKSSTAKKILGYFFLHENESLFVNEMARFFKEDKRNLVRKLNEFETLGLFKIESRGNLKIYSLNKKFPLYKEYRNLVFKTLGIEVELRNILKQIAGIKRAFIYGSYAGNKFDDLSDIDLMVIGEHNIIDLQKEIAKLQKKIGREINLVNMDEEEIKSKKKDPFMVQVMKGRKIELL; from the coding sequence ATGATCCATATAAAATCCAGCACCGCAAAGAAAATTCTGGGTTATTTTTTTCTCCACGAAAACGAGTCTCTTTTCGTCAACGAGATGGCGAGGTTTTTTAAAGAAGACAAAAGAAATCTTGTTAGAAAATTGAATGAATTTGAAACACTTGGTTTGTTTAAAATAGAATCAAGGGGAAATCTTAAAATTTATTCCCTCAACAAAAAATTTCCTCTCTACAAGGAATACAGGAATCTGGTCTTTAAAACACTTGGAATAGAAGTCGAGCTTCGAAACATTCTTAAACAAATAGCAGGCATCAAGAGGGCTTTTATTTATGGTTCTTATGCCGGCAATAAATTTGACGACTTAAGCGATATTGATCTTATGGTAATTGGTGAACACAACATCATTGACCTTCAGAAGGAGATTGCCAAACTTCAAAAAAAGATCGGTCGTGAAATCAATTTGGTGAATATGGATGAAGAAGAAATAAAATCAAAAAAGAAAGATCCATTTATGGTTCAGGTAATGAAGGGTCGTAAAATTGAACTGCTATGA
- a CDS encoding ABC-F family ATP-binding cassette domain-containing protein, whose product MLSIQNLHKTYGAQVLFDGASLQMTPGEKLGLVGRNGHGKSTLFRLVLGEEDADSGIISLPRNYRIGHLAQHLHFTQPTVLEEACLGLPEGEEWDHYKAERILFGLGFVEEDMSKAPSTFSGGFQIRLNLAKVLVSNPNLLLLDEPTNYLDILSIRWITKFLRAWKNELIIISHDWEFMDSVTTHTAAIHRHKIIKLSGGTEKLYAQIAQDEEIHEKTRVNEEKKRKQVEVFISRFRAKASKASSVQSRVKQLEKMGEKEKLGRIANLDFAFHYASIPAKRLMEVHNLSFHFDSQKPLIHNFNFTIHAGDRIAVIGKNGYGKSTLLNLMAGELNPLHGTIRSHPNLELGYFGQTNIDRLHKKQTVEQEIGSANGALNRTAVRTLCGIMMFSGDNAEKKVGVLSGGERSRVLLGKILAAPANLLFLDEPTNHLDMQSIESLVEAIENFEGAVVIVTHSEMILRAVATRLVLFQHGNAEVFNGGYDDFLEKVGWEEEGKQHK is encoded by the coding sequence ATGCTGAGCATTCAGAATCTACATAAGACTTATGGCGCCCAAGTGCTTTTTGATGGGGCTTCTCTGCAGATGACGCCCGGTGAAAAACTGGGGCTTGTGGGGAGAAACGGGCACGGGAAATCGACTCTTTTTCGACTTGTGCTTGGCGAAGAAGATGCCGATTCCGGAATCATTTCTCTCCCCCGCAATTACCGGATCGGGCATCTGGCCCAGCATCTTCATTTCACCCAGCCCACCGTGCTGGAAGAGGCCTGTCTGGGGCTTCCCGAAGGAGAGGAGTGGGACCACTACAAGGCGGAGCGGATTCTTTTTGGACTTGGGTTTGTCGAAGAAGACATGTCAAAAGCCCCTTCCACTTTTTCCGGCGGTTTTCAGATTCGTTTGAATCTCGCAAAAGTGCTGGTCTCCAATCCCAACCTTCTTCTGCTTGATGAACCGACCAACTATCTCGACATTCTCTCTATTCGATGGATCACAAAGTTTCTGCGCGCATGGAAAAATGAGTTGATTATTATTTCTCACGATTGGGAATTTATGGATAGTGTCACCACACATACCGCGGCCATTCACCGGCACAAGATCATCAAACTTTCCGGCGGCACCGAAAAACTTTACGCCCAAATTGCGCAAGATGAAGAGATTCATGAAAAGACACGCGTGAATGAAGAGAAAAAAAGAAAACAGGTCGAAGTTTTTATCAGCCGGTTTCGGGCCAAGGCCTCCAAAGCTTCATCCGTGCAATCGCGCGTGAAGCAGTTGGAGAAGATGGGCGAGAAAGAAAAACTGGGCCGCATCGCCAATCTTGATTTTGCGTTTCACTATGCCTCCATTCCCGCAAAAAGATTGATGGAGGTGCACAATCTTTCTTTTCATTTTGATTCGCAAAAACCACTGATCCACAATTTCAATTTCACCATCCATGCCGGGGATCGCATCGCCGTGATCGGAAAAAATGGTTATGGAAAATCAACCCTGCTCAATCTGATGGCGGGCGAGTTAAACCCATTGCACGGCACTATCCGGTCTCATCCAAATCTTGAACTTGGATATTTTGGTCAGACCAACATTGACCGTTTGCACAAAAAGCAAACAGTGGAGCAGGAAATTGGCTCCGCGAACGGCGCTTTAAATCGTACCGCCGTCCGTACCCTCTGCGGCATCATGATGTTTTCGGGCGATAACGCGGAAAAGAAAGTTGGAGTTCTCTCGGGCGGCGAAAGAAGTCGCGTGCTTTTGGGAAAAATTCTCGCCGCTCCGGCAAATCTTCTCTTTCTGGATGAACCCACAAACCATCTCGACATGCAGTCGATTGAATCCCTTGTTGAGGCAATCGAAAATTTTGAGGGAGCCGTTGTCATTGTCACCCACAGTGAAATGATTTTGCGCGCAGTCGCAACGCGTCTTGTATTGTTTCAACACGGCAATGCCGAAGTTTTCAACGGCGGTTACGACGATTTTCTGGAAAAGGTCGGTTGGGAAGAGGAAGGAAAACAACACAAGTGA